TTCAATTTGCTTGGTAGCATAAAGATTGGATTGCGGAGCAATGGAAGATCacgtggtctgatgagtccagatttaccctatcaCAAAGCGATGGGCACGTCAGAGTAAGAAGGGAAGCCCATGAAGCAATGCACCCGTCAtgaatagtgcccactgtacaagcctctggaggcagtgttatgatctggggttgcttccaTTGGCCAGGTCTAGGATCAGCAacgttatgtggcaataaaattaAGTCTTAGGGTAAGGGTTAGATAAATGGTACTGAAtaaccaggttatcccatcaattgaTTTTTTGTTCCCTGACGGCATGGGCATACTCCTTGAGGAATCGTTtccacacatgaattggccaccacagagtacTGACCTTAACCCCCGttaaaagtctttgggatgtgctggatttTACagagactttacggagtggttcgactcccCCTTCATCAAttcaagatctcggccaaaaatgaatgcaactctggatggaaataaatgttgtgacgttgcataaggttgtcaaaacaataCCATAACAAATGCTTACCATAATCAAAGTTAAAGACAGTCCAACAAAATTTTAGGGTATGCAAAATTTCTTTGGACAGGCAgtgtatataattaaataataaacatttaatctAACCCTAAGACTAACTGTCCTGCAGGTGACTATTGATGACTTTGATCTGGCTTGTAAGGGTCTGTACCGTGCCCTGACCATCAGAGAGAAGTACATGAAACTGGCATTCCAAAGATTCCCCAACACACCCTCTCAGTTCTTACGAAAGATTGAAGGAGAGAAATGGAAACCTGAAGATCAGGTGTTTCCAGGTAATAACGGAATACTGGACAGAATACTTTCATAACATGCCCTATATTCACAACGGTTATTGGCATCACACCTATTAATCAAAGCACATCATGCCTTAATACAAAAGAAAATCTGACAATTACAGATTTGATCTAACATAGCTCTTTTATAACTTAACACAATTTCCTCAGTTGTTTTTGTGCATCCTAAAATGTACTTGTTACTATAAAATGTTTTGAAGGGTAaccaaaaaatttaagaaaaagtATATTTATGAATTTGCTGAAATGCAACCACACAGTGTTAatgtaaaagtcattgttgtgtttcagTCTTCACCTCTCCTCCTAAGGCTGGTGAGGACCCTTTCTGCACAAAGGATCTGCTTCCAAACATCGGCTACGTTGCTCGCATGAAGGATGGTGTTATCTACGTCTACAAAGACGCAGCATCTGCTGATAAAAACCAGCCTGTTAACCATTCCGGTCCTGACCTCGCCACCTTTATCGACGACATGAACTTCCTCATTGCTTTGATTGCTCAGGGCCCAGTGTGAGTCCAGTAAAGTCTAGTAGATGATTCCTTGTTATGATATGCTCCCATGTTGCATTCAGTGTTGAAATCAGTATATTGGAAGTTGGCTTACTTAGTTGGTTCTGCACAGCTGGgtaattcataaattaattaatctttttaaattACACACGTAACCTTTTTTTTCccgattaacatttttttattgattcgtagatataacacagaaaaacacaacatatatacattgaattaacatttaacccccactattacccatccccaatcaccaaccccaccctgaccacccatgaacacacacacacacacacacacacacacacacacacaaaaaatacaatgaaaaattatatacatatatatatatatatatatataaaatcttacaCATCCAAAACTGtacttctctctccacagcccctcgcCGAGAGTCCCCCATTAAGTtaaataactgccccatttcctACACGTTACCTTTTAAGTTTGTTGGATAAGTTCTAAAAGGAATTTTCTAGGTTCATACAAAtggagctcaatcaacagcatttgaggcgtaacgctgattaccacaaaaacttatTTAGTCTCGTCCATACTCTTCTtcataaaaaaagttacattgaggcacttacaatggaagttggacaatttttggagggtttaaaggcagaaatgtgaagcttatatttttcTAAAAGCTCTTACaccaattcttctgttaaaactcatgtattatttgagctgtaaagttgtttaaatagtcatttttacagttgttttagggtttgttgacattaaatcatcACGGCAATgaagctttacacagaaaagtaagtgattttatcagactaaaatcatgttgtttgtcttgtggctatactttttaaatagtgattattttaacgtttacaaattggccccattcacttccattgtaagtgcctcattgtaatccagatttttgcttcttccttttttttaagataagttaaaataaacttttgtggtAAACAGTATTTTGTCACATATGCTGTTGAATGAATCATTGATGTAAGTTGTATTGATGGATTGTgcttaaagaatagttcacccaaaaatgaaaatgttttcaccctcatgttatttcaaatCCGTATGACTTATGTGCATGTTGAGCACGTAATAAGATGTTTATCACAGGCCGTCTTTTCAATGCGATGATAGTGGATAGCACCTTTTAAGCTTAAAAAAGTACCCAAAAGTAATTCGAAATTTAAGTACATTTGTTTTTGTGGAAATTTTGACATCCATTGTGCATTATGCTATGAGAGAGGCTCATTCACATTGGCTTGTGTGTTCACGCAAGTACTTGtgttgttaaaggggtcatgacattttATGTTTCTTGAGGtttacttataatattagtagtgtgtaaagggatttagatgagCAAGGAACCGgcctgacaatataaataatagttttaatataaaacgacacaaacacacatgacggtcagctgcccgtaaacgatcgcTCTCTCTGTCGcgccaccatccgcagtcggcctttatccctctcggaggcttaattagcctgataagggaccgggtgtgcagaatcatcacccggccctgccctccgtccTGTCACATAGTGTTTTCACAAAAAattgtcatatatttgtaaaacataataGTTTTCCATCCTCATTCTGCCCCTCGGTTttgaaacactcggttttggtgctgcttctccttgaAGACTGATTGGCTTGTTATGTTCACGTTTTCTTGTCATTTCAGGTTATTTCTTACCAAAacaagagtaaattatgacttttcATTTTCCTTTACATATACACCCATGTGTATTGCATATGAGAATGTTTTGTGCTActcaagtttattttttatgttattaattcCTTGTATTTTGCCCCTCAGAAAGACATACACTCATCGTCGTCTGAAATTTCTTATGTCAAAGTTCAATGTGCACGAAATGTTGAACGAGATGGCGGAAATGAAAGAGCTGAAGCAAAATCCCCACAGAGACTTTTACAACTGTAGGAAGGTACGACTCACAAAATCTACCTGTCATTGACAataaaacaatttacaataaacgaCTTGCAACAACACATTTAGATAATATTACTCAGATCAATTATATGAGTCATGATCTGGTGAGTCATCTGAGAAGATATTTTAATTTCATCATGCATGGTAAATACTATTTCCAATGGGTATCCTTTGTCCATGTGTTACAGCAAATTTAGAGTTTTGACATGTCATGCTTTGTTGTCTCTGGCATAGGTTGATACTCACATCCACGCTGCTGCCTGCATGAACCAGAAGCATCTTCTCCGCTTCATCAAGAGGTCCTACCACGTGGACGGAGATCGGATTGTTCATGTTTTGAAGGGCAAGGAAGTAACCATGAAGGAGCTATTTGCTTCTCTCAATCTGCACCCATATGACCTGACTGTAGACTCCCTGGATGTCCATGCTGTAGGTGTCACATAGTCCTTCAGTACTACagataatatgtgtgtgtgtgtgtgtgtgtgtgtgtatatgtgtgtgtgtgtgtgtgtgtgtgtgaaattattCTTTAGAGCACTTGTAAATTGGTGCTTGAGGTAGTAATGGCAGATCAGCAAGCTTATTATGCAGTGGTCATGTAACCTATTGTTGGGGCACCTGATATTGTCTCTATCTTTTTAGGCATCATATTTAGCACTCATCATTTTTTGCAATAAATATTATTTGTGATGActgtaaagatatttattgcGTCAAGCTTGACATTTGGCCTTTTGATATGTTTTCTTGATATGATGTGAATGATGTGTTAATGTAATTTTCTGATTTCAAGTTGTAAAAATCGTTCACATACTTGTAGAACCTGTTATTTTCAGTCAGAATGTTGGAATTTTATAAAATCTCTAGCTTTTCAGACTGATGTCATTTGAGTGCAACCAAAATGATAACAACTTCAACAgttacagttcacccaaaaatgaaaatgctgttgtTATTTACTGACATTTATGTTGTTACAAATCTGTATGCcatttttttgtggaacacaaaaggaaatacaCAATGTTAGCCatctttttctccatacaataaaagtgaataagcTTATATTTTGTCTagatctttaataaaaataaagccagtTTTGGAGCaaaatgatggtgagtaaattatgactttttgggtgaactatcacgtTTAAGGTAGTTATGTAGCTAACTCAACAAAACTTAATTTgatatgtcattttatttaacCAGGTGTGCACTTTCCAATTTCTTCAATATTTTGCAAAGGACTGTCAAGGCGAATTGTGGTGATTTTTGTCATCAACAACATGGATCCATTTTTGTGTAATGAGTTTGCTAAATATGAGCTCATAGTAGAATCTCTGGATTGTCATCTCGTATTTACAGTTATTCAGACACAGTGTTAACACAGTATAAAACAGTCATCTCTTCTTTATTCTCCATTATGCAGGGAAGACAAACCTTCCAGCGTTTTGATAAATTCAATGCCAAGTACAACCCTGTTGGTGCCAGTGAGCTGCGTGATCTTTATATGAAGACTGAAAACCACATATCTGGAGAGTATTTTGCCACCATCATTAAGGTAAAGGTTGCATTAACCATGCTATTATTTAATGTCCCATTTGCACTAATGGTAAACCAAACAAACCAGCCAAAATCTCTGGACAGGAAGTGGCAAGTGACCTGGAGGATGCCAGATACCAGTATGCAGAACCTCGTCTGTCCATCTATGGCTGTAATCCTAACGAGTGGACTAAACTTTCAAGCTGGTTTAACAAGCATAGAGTCTTTTCTCCCAACCTCAAGTGGATGATTCAAGTGCCCAGAATCTAGTATGTAAACCTGTTTCACTTCTCAGATACAGTAATTCACACCCTATTAACGGCTCTATGACCAGTGTCTCAGTCTTTGTTGAACATTGTTAACAGAATATCTCTTATTTTCCATTTAGTGACATTTTCAGAGCCAGAAACTTTGTGCCACACTTCGGAAAGATGCTGGAGAACATCTTCCTCCCGGTTTTCCAGGCCACTATTGACCCACAGTCCAACCCAGAACTTAG
This window of the Xyrauchen texanus isolate HMW12.3.18 chromosome 27, RBS_HiC_50CHRs, whole genome shotgun sequence genome carries:
- the ampd1 gene encoding AMP deaminase 1 isoform X1, yielding MPKVALPETDDSMRAIAERVFASETKDEDVREEISMFDVTDDCPILNQELAQHVADDDDVEKRKKHLIRTLPLLEDEPTYLEVPHFQRVSITGDYAAGVTIDDFDLACKGLYRALTIREKYMKLAFQRFPNTPSQFLRKIEGEKWKPEDQVFPVFTSPPKAGEDPFCTKDLLPNIGYVARMKDGVIYVYKDAASADKNQPVNHSGPDLATFIDDMNFLIALIAQGPVKTYTHRRLKFLMSKFNVHEMLNEMAEMKELKQNPHRDFYNCRKVDTHIHAAACMNQKHLLRFIKRSYHVDGDRIVHVLKGKEVTMKELFASLNLHPYDLTVDSLDVHAGRQTFQRFDKFNAKYNPVGASELRDLYMKTENHISGEYFATIIKEVASDLEDARYQYAEPRLSIYGCNPNEWTKLSSWFNKHRVFSPNLKWMIQVPRIYDIFRARNFVPHFGKMLENIFLPVFQATIDPQSNPELSVFLKHVTGFDSVDDESKHSGHMFCTKSPKPEEWDVLKSPSYSYWIYYMYANIAQLNQLRKERGMNTFQFRPHCGEAGAVTHLLACFMTADNISHGLNLKKSPVLQYLYYLAQIPIAMSPLSNNSLFLEYNKNPLLEFHKKGLMVSLSTDDPMQFHYTKEPLMEEYAIAAQVFKLSTCDMCEIARNSVLQSGLSNEEKTHFLGSNYLKDGPQGNDIRKTNVAQIRMAYRYETQCYELNLIREGLMAE
- the ampd1 gene encoding AMP deaminase 1 isoform X2, producing the protein MRAIAERVFASETKDEDVREEISMFDVTDDCPILNQELAQHVADDDDVEKRKKHLIRTLPLLEDEPTYLEVPHFQRVSITGDYAAGVTIDDFDLACKGLYRALTIREKYMKLAFQRFPNTPSQFLRKIEGEKWKPEDQVFPVFTSPPKAGEDPFCTKDLLPNIGYVARMKDGVIYVYKDAASADKNQPVNHSGPDLATFIDDMNFLIALIAQGPVKTYTHRRLKFLMSKFNVHEMLNEMAEMKELKQNPHRDFYNCRKVDTHIHAAACMNQKHLLRFIKRSYHVDGDRIVHVLKGKEVTMKELFASLNLHPYDLTVDSLDVHAGRQTFQRFDKFNAKYNPVGASELRDLYMKTENHISGEYFATIIKEVASDLEDARYQYAEPRLSIYGCNPNEWTKLSSWFNKHRVFSPNLKWMIQVPRIYDIFRARNFVPHFGKMLENIFLPVFQATIDPQSNPELSVFLKHVTGFDSVDDESKHSGHMFCTKSPKPEEWDVLKSPSYSYWIYYMYANIAQLNQLRKERGMNTFQFRPHCGEAGAVTHLLACFMTADNISHGLNLKKSPVLQYLYYLAQIPIAMSPLSNNSLFLEYNKNPLLEFHKKGLMVSLSTDDPMQFHYTKEPLMEEYAIAAQVFKLSTCDMCEIARNSVLQSGLSNEEKTHFLGSNYLKDGPQGNDIRKTNVAQIRMAYRYETQCYELNLIREGLMAE